Genomic window (Capsicum annuum cultivar UCD-10X-F1 chromosome 10, UCD10Xv1.1, whole genome shotgun sequence):
CAAGACCCCGGTCGCCTAGCTCGCGTAGCTATTGGAGTAAGCCTAGCCAAAGCTAAGCGCATGTCAGCTTTCGTTTCCAACCTATCACGCGAAGCTGACTATGGAGCACAGCCACGAGCTGTGGCTGCGCTGCACGACTGCTTCTCCGTCTTTGGAGACGCAGTCGACCAAATACGCGACTCACTGAGTCAAATGCGTAGGCTTGGGGGTTCGAGTGAGTCGTTGAGGTTTCAAATGAGTAATGTCCAGACATGGATGAGTGCAGCGTTGAGCAATGAAGACACTTGCACTGATGGATTCGAGGATGTGAGTGATGATGAACCTTTGAAATCGGAAGTTTGTGATCGTGCAGGGAAGGTCAAGGAGGTCACCAGTAATGCTTTGGCTTTTATAAACAGTTTTGCCAATAACATATGAATGCTTTGGCTTGAGTCTGATATATAGACTCCTACTGACCATGTTAATTGTTGACAAGTTTTGGATGCATCCATCATATATCTGTTTATCTATGCTAGTGTCTCCGTTTTAGtttgtttgtctgattttgatttgatacaGAGTTTTAAGAAAGCAAATTGTATTGATATATTTTGGTAGGAACAAGTTCTTTGTTGTAGCAACTTCTTCTTTGGACTATTTATGTAGAACTGGGAACATTATCAGGAATCTGCCTCTGGGTGTTGTCGAACTCCAAAGGTTGGTTTATTGATGTGTTGTATATCTAGGAGTAAGTCGTCTTCTAGTTCTCCAATCCAAAGACTTAAATTTTGTTAGTTCTATTCATAGTAAGATAATCACTTCCCGGGCTAAATTGACAATCCAACAATATTATCCGTGGTTGATAACCAACCAGAAAGGCAACTGAGTTTTAACCATAGTTAGTAGgttatattaattaaattaatatcaATCCTTAGATCTCTAAGAGGCCAGGTGCAGTAAAATTAGTTATGTACTGGACAAACTTGATGGATGCAGTACTGGAGAtatgggtgtcaagtgggccggctCGATCCAGCCCTCGTAACTAACCCGGCCCGGTAAGTCCTAGGATTTTAAGGTTTTGGGTCCCGGGctggttattttttaaaatggacCCAGCTAATCCGGCCCGGACCAAGCCTGATCCAGGCCCGTCGGTTAACCGGAACGGCCTagatacctttttttttttaaaaaaaaaaaagttaggattttgggccaaactagccgttggtcCAACGGATATATAGCTGTTTTTgggttcaagtagtagatatacccgtgtgccttcgcctccgataccgcttggtacaccttttgaggaagaaataggcataggtgctcacgatatggattatgtagaagctcagaaaaattacggtatagaagaagaaaatgaagtagatgcggttaatttagacgaaaataatgaaaatattgctgagacaccagcagtaggagatgctaacgttagatctgaatcggttaatctccctccccatcctcccagtgccccaagacctcgtaaaagaactagtgttgcgtggcaattttttgaacgtatatcagatattgaggtgcaatgcaatatttgtcaacaaatgtataagcatagaagtggaggcaagtaagggggtacgagtacgttaatgagacatatagcttaagatcacaaaagagagttaaatattgcacaaggtggtagAAATGTTGGTGGGCCAATGCAAACTAGAATGGATCAAGCAACCGgccacgtagcgaagaagtataataaattgagggaccgggaagaaatagctaaaatggtagttgtgggttgtttgccttttaattttccttcttctgatgcctttattcgttatatacaagcaatttataatcctatgtttaacggtattcctagaactacttgtcggtctgatatttttagacttcattcacaatattgtttttatttatcaacattgttaaaaaatattcaacgtagattgtccctaacttttgatcttggtcgtgctgtaaataaaaatgattatttaaccgttacttgtcattggatggatagtaatttcgtgatgcaaaaacgtattcttgattttttatatgatgaagatcgtaaaacatactggacaatttattgttgattctattgtcaaaactgccggatattatggtatcgaaaataaaattttatgtattgcttttgataatgcttctaacaacaagactgctataaaaaaaattaaaatctacgctatcaccgtccttgcctgaaatttttcatattaagtgtgcatgtcatatatataatttaattgtaaaagatggtcttgagttttttgagttttatattgaaaaaattcgtcttgcctttagttttattcaaggaaataatcatagatcgagaattagagaatttaaagttaaatgtcaagaaaatggacttacaccgattttgatgcctgaggaaattgatactagatggaattctacgtatgaatttttaaaaacttgttataaatatagaattcctattacactaacttttaaccaacattgcggttNNNNNNNNNNNNNNNNNNNNNNNNNNNNNNNNNNNNNNNNNNNNNNNNNNNNNNNNNNNNNNNNNNNNNNNNNNNNNNNNNNNNNNNNNNNNNNNNNNNNNNNNNNNNNNNNNNNNNNNNNNNNNNNNNNNNNNNNNNNNNNNNNNNNNNNNNNNNNNNNNNNNNNNNNNNNNNNNNNNNNNNNNNNNNNNNNNNNNNNNNNNNNNNNNNNNNNNNNNNNNNNNNNNNNNNNNNNNNNNNNNNNNNNNNNNNNNNNNNNNNNNNNNNNNNNNNNNNNNNNNNNNNNNNNNNNNNNNNNNNNNNNNNNNNNNNNNNNNNNNNNNNNNNNNNNNNNNNNNNNNNNNNNNNNNNNNNNNNNNNNNNNNNNNNNNNNNNNNNNNNNNNNNNNNNNNNNNNNNNNNNNNNNNNNNNNNNNNNNNNNNNNNNNNNNNNNNNNNNNNNNNNNNNNNNNNNNNNNNNNNNNNNNNNNNNNNNNNNNNNNNNNNNNNNNNNNNNNNNNNNNNNNNNNNNNNNNNNNNNNNNNNNNNNNNNNNNNNNNNNNNNNNNNNNNNNNNNNNNNNNNNNNNNNNNNNNNNNNNNNNNNNNNNNNNNNNNNNNNNNNNNNNNNNNNNNNNNNNNNNNNNNNNNNNNNNNNNNNNNNNNNNNNNNNNNNNNNNNNNNNNNNNNNNNNNNNNNNNNNNNNNNNNNNNNNNNNNNNNNNNNNNNNNNNNNNNNNNNNNNNNNNNNNNNNNNNNNNNNNNNNNNNNNNNNNNNNNNNNNNNNNNNNNNNNNNNNNNNNNNNNNNNNNNNNNNNNNNNNNNNNNNNNNNNNNNNNNNNNNNNNNNNNNNNNNNNNNNNNNNNNNNNNNNNNNNNNNNNNNNNNNNNNNNNNNNNNNNNNNNNNNNNNNNNNNNNNNNNNNNNNNNNNNNNNNNNNNNNNNNNNNNNNNNNNNNNNNNNNNNNNNNNNNNNNNNNNNNNNNNNNNNNNNNNNNNNNNNNNNNNNNNNNNNNNNNNNNNNNNNNNNNNNNNNNNNNNNNNNNNNNNNNNNNNNNNNNNNNNNNNNNNNNNNNNNNNNNNNNNNNNNNNNNNNNNNNNNNNNNNNNNNNNNNNNNNNNNNNNNNNNNNNNNNNNNNNNNNNNNNNNNNNNNNNNNNNNNNNNNNNNNNNNNNNNNNNNNNNNNNNNNNNNNNNNNNNNNNNNNNNNNNNNNNNNNNNNNNNNNNNNNNNNNNNNNNNNNNNNNNNNNNNNNNNNNNNNNNNNNNNNNNNNNNNNNNNNNNNNNNNNNNNNNNNNNNNNNNNNNNNNNNNNNNNNNNNNNNNNNNNNNNNNNNNNNNNNNNNNNNNNNNNNNNNNNNNNNNNNNNNNNNNNNNNNNNNNNNNNNNNNNNNNNNNNNNNNNNNNNNNNNNNNNNNNNNNNNNNNNNNNNNNNNNNNNNNNNNNNNNNNNNNNNNNNNNNNNNNNNNNNNNNNNNNNNNNNNNNNNNNNNNNNNNNNNNNNNNNNNNNNNNNNNNNNNNNNNNNNNNNNNNNNNNNNNNNNNNNNNNNNNNNNNNNNNNNNNNNNNNNNNNNNNNNNNNNNNNNNNNNNNNNNNNNNNNNNNNNNNNNNNNNNNNNNNNNNNNNNNNNNNNNNNNNNNNNNNNNNNNNNNNNNNNNNNNNNNNNNNNNNNNNNNNNNNNNNNNNNNNNNNNNNNNNNNNNNNNNNNNNNNNNNNNNNNNNNNNNNNNNNNNNNNNNNNNNNNNNNNNNNNNNNNNNNNNNNNNNNNNNNNNNNNNNNNNNNNNNNNNNNNNNNNNNNNNNNNNNNNNNNNNNNNNNNNNNNNNNNNNNNNNNNNNNNNNNNNNNNNNNNNNNNNNNNNNNNNNNNNNNNNNNNNNNNNNNNNNNNNNNNNNNNNNNNNNNNNNNNNNNNNNNNNNNNNNNNNNNNNNNNNNNNNNNNNNNNNNNNNNNNNNNNNNNNNNNNNNNNNNNNNNNNNNNNNNNNNNNNNNNNNNNNNNNNNNNNNNNNNNNNNNNNNNNNNNNNNNNNNNNNNNNNNNNNNNNNNNNNNNNNNNNNNNNNNNNNNNNNNNNNNNNNNNNNNNNNNNNNNNNNNNNNNNNNNNNNNNNNNNNNNNNNNNNNNNNNNNNNNNNNNNNNNNNNNNNNNNNNNNNNNNNNNNNNNNNNNNNNNNNNNNNNNNNNNNNNNNNNNNNNNNNNNNNNNNNNNNNNNNNNNNNNNNNNNNNNNNNNNNNNNNNNNNNNNNNNNNNNNNNNNNNNNNNNNNNNNNNNNNNNNNNNNNNNNNNNNNNNNNNNNNNNNNNNNNNNNNNNNNNNNNNNNNNNNNNNNNNNNNNNNNNNNNNNNNNNNNNNNNNNNNNNNNNNNNNNNNNNNNNNNNNNNNNNNNNNNNNNNNNNNNNNNNNNNNNNNNNNNNNNNNNNNNNNNNNNNNNNNNNNNNNNNNNNNNNNNNNNNNNNNNNNNNNNNNNNNNNNNNNNNNNNNNNNNNNNNNNNNNNNNNNNNNNNNNNNNNNNNNNNNNNNNNNNNNNNNNNNNNNNNNNNNNNNNNNNNNNNNNNNNNNNNNNNNNNNNNNNNNNNNNNNNNNNNNNNNNNNNNNNNNNNNNNNNNNNNNNNNNNNNNNNNNNNNNNNNNNNNNNNNNNNNNNNNNNNNNNNNNNNNNNNNNNNNNNNNNNNNNNNNNNNNNNNNNNNNNNNNNNNNNNNNNNNNNNNNNNNNNNNNNNNNNNNNNNNNNNNNNNNNNNNNNNNNNNNNNNNNNNNNNNNNNNNNNNNNNNNNNNNNNNNNNNNNNNNNNNNNNNNNNNNNNNNNNNNNNNNNNNNNNNNNNNNNNNNNNNNNNNNNNNNNNNNNNNNNNNNNNNNNNNNNNNNNNNNNNNNNNNNNNNNNNNNNNNNNNNNNNNNNNNNNNNNNNNNNNNNNNNNNNNNNNNNNNNNNNNNNNNNNNNNNNNNNNNNNNNNNNNNNNNNNNNNNNNNNNNNNNNNNNNNNNNNNNNNNNNNNNNNNNNNNNNNNNNNNNNNNNNNNNNNNNNNNNNNNNNNNNAACAATCCAAGAAAATAACTTGTAGAAAAGATTGAAAGTTTAAGTAACGGTTAAAGATTTCTAAGCATGAAAATTCCTTTTTAATaaactaatgtatttttttaaagaaaagaataagaatataattttgactaaataagtttgatgagttaaataggtctattattaaaaaaataatttaatgaaatgGTATGTgaattagaagagaaagagaCGTATgtgatatttagttttttttttttttaaatagtgacagttgagtcatattattatctctaaaaaacaaaaataatttttgtaggcaattcaaaaaatatgagtgACCATTCagaaaaataattcttgaaaaaatatatgtcaagttttagtactataaagtttttctaagtataaatttttttttaatgaactaatgcattttataataaaaaaagagagagaagaatataattatattttgattaaatcagtttgatgagttaaataatttattatttaaagaaaaaatgagattttaatgacatgacatggtaactaagagagaaaaataattttgaagtgtTTGATATTTTGtgagaaaaaaatgatagttGAGTAAtattatcctaaataaaatatatttgaagaaagtTTTCATAACTTGAGTGTCTATTCAGGAATTCACCTATTTTCTCACTTTTCTCTCATTCTCACCCAAAAGTTAACTCTTTTTCCCTCCAAAACTCAATGCCCTTCACACCCAAAATGTAAATCACGATTTTTCTTCTGATTTTCGCTGGAGTTCTTTCAAAAGTTTGACTCTTCTTTCAAAAGTTTAACTCTTCTTCAATATTTTTAGCTTCAAATAATAGCACGGTCAAAATTGATAATAGAGTTCTATATTTTTCTTGTtcattgaagttgtgagcttaCGAAATTTGCTATTTGATGTGTTCTGGTGGATTTTCTAGTTGTatagaatgaaaattttgataggTTTTGATGAATTTTCTAGTTGttaagaatgaaaattttgatgggtTTTATGAAATCTGCAATTTGATGTAGAAGCTTATAGGGTTATGTGattatttttgtttagttttttagttGAATAGATTTATTAAAGCTTTAATTTCGTGAATTGATTGAGAAAAGCCTAACGTTTCTGTTTATCGTGAGTATTGAGAGAGAGTAGTTTGTCTTTGCGGGAACTGTAGCTTCTTTGGGGTTGCTTTCGGTTGTGGTCAACCATCTTGATTTTCTTACGCTTCTCTACCTTGATAATTAATTATACATATAGTACTGATTTACTAATGTTTCAGTAATTTAGTTGTGTTTTCTTAGTACATGGTAATGAAGGGTTTATGATGGGGCTTGGCATGTGAAGAATAGATCTATTAAAGCTTCATAGGAGTATGATATGAACTAGTATTTGAGATGTTTCAAATACCACTCTTGCTATTCTGCAAGCTTAAACGACATAGGTATAAAATTTGAGCTAGAATTGGTTCATGTATCAACATCGATTTTAATTTCTCCAAATATCATTGTGGAAGTCCCTTTTCGAGATGTGAGTTTCTTTAATTCTATCATTCTTGTTGTTACATTAGCTTAAATGACATAGATATAGAATTTGCACCGGAATAAGTTCATGATTTCACTTCAGTGTTGATCTCTTCAAACTTCTTGTGAAAATTTCTTTTCGAGATGTCGGTTGTTTTGCTTTTATCATTCTTGTTGTTCTGCTAGCTTAAACACATAAGTGTAGAATTTATATTGAAATAGCTTCACGCATTCACTTTTTTAATCTATTATTAAAACTACATTgtgaaaattcatttttgaatgctacttttttttctttaatctttcTTTGCTGTTCTGTTAGCTTAAGTGACATAGGTACAAAATTTGAGCTGGAATAATTTCATGCTCTGATGTAGTAATTCACTTGACAATGGAAGTCTTTAATGTAGAGTATTGAACTATGCTTGTCcttattcttcttttttgatTCACGTATTCATTAATCTATTAATCACTTCAAACTTCACTGTAAAAATTTGTTTTGggatatggatttttttttttttcatttcttgttGTTCAGTTAGCTTAAATTATATATGACAGTGTACAGTCTGAGCTAGAATATGTTCGTATATTCACTTCAGTGTTAATTTCTTCAAGCTCTATTGTGAAAATTTCTTTATGGAGGTGgggattttttttcctttcttgctgTTCTATTTACTTAAACAACATAGGTATAGAAATTGAGTTGGAATAGGTTCATTTAAAGTATTCAATTCAGTGTAAATCTCTTCAAATTTCATTATGaactttctttttaaatataatttttttctttattgcttTTCTATGACCTTAAAAAGTACATGGATATAGAATTTGGACTGCAATAGGTTCATATATTCACTTTAATGTTAATCTCTTCAAACTTCCTTGTGAAAATTTCTTTAGGATTGTAATTTTGTTTTCCTTTGACTGTTCTGTTGGCTTTGATGTAGCTATAGAATTGGaaccaaaataaattcatgtttacatTATTTTTAGTTCACTGTTAAAACTTCAAACTTTCTTGTAAAAATTTCTTTTGGGATGTGAATTTTTTTCTAGCTTCATGTTGTTCTGTCAGCTTAGAACTACATAATTATAGAATTTGATGTGGAATAATCCTTTATGGGACATGTATTAAGTATTCAGTATACGTTGCAATGTTACTCTTTTCAAAGCTAATTGTAAAAATCCTTTATGAGAcgtgttttttttcctttttcccatTTGTAGTTGTTCAGTTTCCTTAAAGAACATATGCGCATAATTTGATCTGAAAGACATTCATGTATTAACTTCAGTGTTAGTTTTTGAAATTTATTGTGAATATTCCTTTAGGGATgtggtttttattttatttttctatttcttgttGTTCTCTTAGATTAAATGCATAGCTGTAGAGCTTGAGCTGGAATAGGTTGATATATTCAGTATTCACTTCAATGTTAATCTCTTTAAAGTTCATTGTGAAAATTCCTTTTGGAATGTGGAGTTTTTGTTTTTACTTAATTCTTGTTGTTTTGTTAGCTTAAACAACATAGCTATGGAATTTGAGCTGAAATAGGTTCACATTTCTGTAGAAATTGATTGTTAAATTCAAGCTAACATTAATGATATTTGGTGAAGAGAGTTCCTATAGTAAATCACTTGGCAATGAAAGTttttagtactccctccgtcttattttacttatcaagtgtactaaaaataatttttctcttttaagttgTCTACTtcaaaaaaattgagagagaataCTCTTTTGTCTAATTGTACCCTTATTATTAAGTAGCTATTTTCTGAACTAATTACATTTCTAAAGTACCATTAATAAGGATAACTTAGTAAAATAAACACTAACTAGTGTTTTCTTAAAGGGAGCACAAATacaaattgaacaagtaaaaaGTAACAAGTGGAGTATAATGTTGGTCCATAATGTTTGTCAACGTGAAATTATTAGTAGCCAACAATCTAATTGGTGTAGTTCATAGTACTCTGCAGTACAACCCATGTGCCTTCATAGCAAacaagtccctcctcactcatatatgaaatcaagcatgtcaataTGAGGACGaccaagagacactcactcttagatagaagtttcaatcaatgcatgtcaaataccataggctagcccttattttcattacctaaactttcagacagttaagttaggatcattataggacttttctttagcTTGAAAGGTAGGCTTGGGGCAGGTATGATATGtaaggatatttaaagtgactaagcctccttgacactacactaacttttggggt
Coding sequences:
- the LOC107844842 gene encoding pectinesterase inhibitor 7, producing the protein MKTSCSLCILFASVLLHLCLVPAPATALLDPTTVSSSDIVLDDTDYIRSSCKTTLYPDTCYHSLNHFATAVQQDPGRLARVAIGVSLAKAKRMSAFVSNLSREADYGAQPRAVAALHDCFSVFGDAVDQIRDSLSQMRRLGGSSESLRFQMSNVQTWMSAALSNEDTCTDGFEDVSDDEPLKSEVCDRAGKVKEVTSNALAFINSFANNI